Proteins co-encoded in one Hymenobacter swuensis DY53 genomic window:
- the glf gene encoding UDP-galactopyranose mutase — MFDYLIVGAGFAGSVLAERLATRSNKKVLIVDKRSHIAGNAFDHYNEDGILVHKYGPHIFHTNSKDVFEYLSNFTDWRPYEHRVLASVDGQMVPMPINLDTINKLYGLSLNSFEVEQFFESVAEQVPVIRTSEDVVVSKVGRELYEKFFKNYTRKQWGMDPSELDKSVTSRVPTRTNRDDRYFTDTYQAMPLHGYTRMFERLLDHPNIKVMLNTDYHDIIDFIPFKEMIFTGPVDEYFDFQYGKLPYRSLEFKHETLNVEQHLAAPVVNYPNDNLYTRITEFKALTGQKHPKTALVYEYPKAEGDPYYPVPRLENAELYNKYKKLADETPNVHFVGRLATYKYYNMDQVVAQALTLYKKLTEKEENLKPKKPAIIGSTSIMEKLVSRDPAKE; from the coding sequence ATGTTCGATTATCTCATCGTAGGGGCCGGTTTCGCCGGTAGCGTGCTGGCCGAGCGGCTAGCCACGCGTTCCAACAAAAAAGTGCTCATCGTAGATAAGCGCAGCCACATTGCCGGCAACGCCTTCGACCATTACAATGAGGATGGCATTCTGGTCCACAAATACGGGCCGCACATCTTCCACACCAACTCCAAGGACGTCTTCGAGTACCTTTCTAACTTCACCGACTGGCGCCCTTACGAGCACCGTGTGCTGGCCTCGGTTGATGGCCAGATGGTGCCCATGCCCATTAACCTCGATACCATCAACAAACTCTACGGCCTTTCACTCAACAGCTTTGAGGTGGAACAGTTCTTCGAATCGGTGGCGGAGCAGGTGCCCGTTATCCGCACTTCCGAAGACGTAGTGGTGAGTAAGGTAGGCCGGGAACTGTATGAGAAGTTCTTCAAGAACTATACCCGTAAGCAGTGGGGTATGGACCCCTCGGAGTTGGATAAGTCGGTGACCAGCCGGGTGCCTACCCGCACTAACCGCGACGACCGGTACTTTACTGATACCTATCAGGCCATGCCGCTGCACGGCTACACCCGCATGTTTGAGCGGCTGCTGGACCATCCCAATATTAAGGTGATGCTCAACACCGATTACCATGACATCATCGACTTCATTCCCTTTAAGGAAATGATTTTCACGGGTCCGGTAGATGAGTATTTCGATTTTCAGTACGGCAAACTGCCTTACCGCTCCCTGGAGTTCAAGCACGAAACCCTGAACGTGGAGCAGCACTTGGCTGCTCCGGTGGTAAATTACCCCAACGACAACCTCTACACCCGCATCACCGAGTTTAAGGCCCTCACCGGTCAGAAACATCCCAAAACGGCGCTGGTGTACGAGTACCCGAAAGCCGAGGGCGACCCATATTACCCTGTGCCCCGGTTGGAAAACGCTGAGTTGTACAACAAGTACAAGAAGCTGGCCGACGAAACGCCGAACGTGCACTTTGTAGGCCGGTTGGCTACTTATAAGTACTACAACATGGACCAGGTAGTGGCCCAGGCCCTCACGCTCTACAAGAAGCTCACCGAGAAGGAAGAAAACCTAAAGCCTAAAAAGCCCGCCATTATCGGCTCTACTTCCATCATGGAAAAGCTGGTTTCCCGCGACCCGGCCAAAGAGTAA